The sequence below is a genomic window from Mycobacterium sp. ITM-2016-00316.
CGTCGACTATCTGCTGTGGAACGAGATCCCGACCGTATTGGGCAATCTGGTGGGTGGGCTGGCGTTCGTCGGGCTGGTCATCTACGCGACGCACGGTCGGACCGCGCCGTCGCGACCGCGTCCGGGGGATCTTGTCTCGGTGGACCAGGTTCCGGTGCCGAGCAAGATCTGATCGCGGGCGGACTCGCGGTCGTGGCACGCATCCCGGCCGCGAGTCGGACCGTGCCTGATCTGGTGGCGGCGGCGCTGCAGACGTTCTTCGATTCACGTGTCGGTGGGTCGACGTAGAATCGCACACATGTTCGAGGATCGGGGTGCTACTGCTCACCTCGATGGTGCGCGCGATCAGCTGCGCGCCGAGCGGATGGCGGTTGCTCTCAAGGTGATCGAGGCCGGCCGGTTCGCGCTGGCCAGGATGGCCGAGCTGGGGCACGCGTTCGAGGACCTCATCGTCGATGACTGGGAACTGGCCGCCGCCGAACTGGGTGCCGAACTCGGGATCAGCCGCGGCCGGGCCTGCACCCTGATCACTCAGGGCCGCGATCTGCTCACCCGGCTGCCGGCGTTCACCGACATCTTGGCCACCGGCACCGTGGACCTTCGCGTCCTGCGCGTCATCCTGCACCGCACCGCCCTGATCACCGATCCCGACGTCCTGTCGGTCCTCGACGCGCAGCTGGCCCAGGCGGCACCGGCATGGAACGCGCGCTCGGATGAGCGCATCACCGAACTGGTCGACTGGATGGTCCTCGACATCGATCCCGAGGCGGTGCGCCGCGCCCGCGCATCGCGGCGTGCGCGCGCCATCACGGTCGAACCCGTCGGGGACGGGATGGTCGAGATCCACGGGCGCGTCGATGCCGCCAAGGGCGCGGTCTTCGATCAGCGCCTCGATGAACTGGCCCGCACCACCTGCCCCGATGACCCCCGCACCTTCGATGAGCGCCGTGCCGATGCCATCGATCTGCCGGCCCTGGGTGTGACCGCGTTGCCGTGTGAGTGCGGTCGCGACACCTGCGCTGCCGCCGGTACCGAGGCACCCGTCGGCCATATCGTCCTTCACCTGCATGGTGACCGTGACACTGTCGAGGGCCGCTCGGATCGTCCGGCCCTGCTGCCCGGGTATGGGCCGATTCCGGCCGAGCAGGTCCGCAGGATGGCCCCGCGGGCCGAGGTTCGGCCGGTGCCGGTGGCGGCCGATCTGGGAACCGAGGGTGGTTACCAGCCATCGCGCACGCTCGCCGAGTTCATCGCCTGCCGTGATCTGACGTGTCGCTGGCCCGGCTGCAACGTCCCGGTTGCGCGCTGCGATATCGACCACAGCACTCCGTGGCCCTACGGCCCGACCCATCCGTCCAACACGAAGCTGTATTGCCGAATCCATCACTTGATCAAGACTTTTCACTGCGGCGCGGGCGGTTGGCGCGATCAGCAGCATCCCGACGGGACCATCACGATCACCGCACCCAACGGCCGGGTGTACACGACCAAGCCCGACGGCGCTCTGTACTTCCCACAGTTCGCGGTGCGCACGGCTGAACTGGGGCCGATCACGATGCCGCCGCCGAGCCCGCATCGCGAACTCGCCGCCCCCCAACGCACCCGCACCCGGGCGCAGAACCTCGCCTACCGAATAGCCCACGAACGAGCGCTCAACCGTGCGGACTACGAGGCCAACCCACCGCCTTTCTGAAAGACGATCAGGCTCGAATGACGCTGGGCCCCAGCGCTTCATAACGGTGTGCCTGCGCGATCGGGAACTCGGTGCCGGTGACGACGGTCTGAAAATCGGACACCTCGGCGAACCGGCAGAAGCTGGTCTGCCCGAACTTGGAATGCGCGGCGACCAGCACCCGGCGGGTGGCCACCCGCACCGCGGTGTGCTTCACCGCCGCCACCGCCGGGTCGGGGGTGGTGAGGCCGTGCTCGAGGTCGATCCCGTTGGTGCCCAGGAATGCCACGTCGATGACCAGGGAGCGCAGCCGTTCCAGCGCCCATTCATCGACGGTGGCAAGGGTTCTGCCCCGCATCCGCCCGCCCAGCAGCAGCACCGTGACGGTACTGCTGTGGGCCAGTGCCTCGGCGGCCAGCAGTGAGGCGGTCACGACCGTCAGGTTCTGCTCGGCCAGAAGTTCGGCGATCAGGCGGGGCGTGAAACCC
It includes:
- a CDS encoding DUF222 domain-containing protein, encoding MFEDRGATAHLDGARDQLRAERMAVALKVIEAGRFALARMAELGHAFEDLIVDDWELAAAELGAELGISRGRACTLITQGRDLLTRLPAFTDILATGTVDLRVLRVILHRTALITDPDVLSVLDAQLAQAAPAWNARSDERITELVDWMVLDIDPEAVRRARASRRARAITVEPVGDGMVEIHGRVDAAKGAVFDQRLDELARTTCPDDPRTFDERRADAIDLPALGVTALPCECGRDTCAAAGTEAPVGHIVLHLHGDRDTVEGRSDRPALLPGYGPIPAEQVRRMAPRAEVRPVPVAADLGTEGGYQPSRTLAEFIACRDLTCRWPGCNVPVARCDIDHSTPWPYGPTHPSNTKLYCRIHHLIKTFHCGAGGWRDQQHPDGTITITAPNGRVYTTKPDGALYFPQFAVRTAELGPITMPPPSPHRELAAPQRTRTRAQNLAYRIAHERALNRADYEANPPPF
- a CDS encoding DeoR/GlpR family DNA-binding transcription regulator, translated to MDSDSRQRQIVEFARLRGRVEVPALAEELQVATETIRRDLKVLAGRRLLKRVHGGAVPLETVAFESGVEYRSQVDLAQKHRIAGAAANELHGAETVYLDEGFTPRLIAELLAEQNLTVVTASLLAAEALAHSSTVTVLLLGGRMRGRTLATVDEWALERLRSLVIDVAFLGTNGIDLEHGLTTPDPAVAAVKHTAVRVATRRVLVAAHSKFGQTSFCRFAEVSDFQTVVTGTEFPIAQAHRYEALGPSVIRA